In one Sphingomonas hankookensis genomic region, the following are encoded:
- a CDS encoding aldehyde dehydrogenase family protein, translated as MKTDFSRNFIDGAWADPVEGATMPIYEPATGKSFGTIADSTAADVDLAVAAARKAYDEGAWGRTTATERGRMLMRLGDAILAHAQELSAIEAKDTGKPKGVADADIVALARYFEFYGGAADKLHGETIPYLPGYHVGVLHEPHGVTGHILPWNYPAQMFGRTLAPSLAVGNATVLKPAEDACATSLRLVELAAEAGFPEGAINIVTGKGQVAGAALAAHQGVDFMSFTGSPEVGQVIQKLCADHYITCTLELGGKSPQVVFADADFDAAIPVIVKAIIQNSGQTCSAGSRVLVERSAYDAFVERLADAFAKVRVGAPEMNLDCGPIITAKQQRRVQSFIDRAEADGVPVLAQGVLAEGIAADGYYVKPTLFGPVPRGNVIAQEEVFGPVLTIQPFDDEADAIRLANGTDYGLVAAVWTRDGARQMRLVKRIRSGQVFVNCYGAGAGIELPFGGSGKSGHGREKGFAALHDFSKTKTMVLNHG; from the coding sequence ATGAAAACCGACTTCAGCCGCAATTTCATCGACGGGGCCTGGGCCGATCCGGTCGAGGGCGCGACCATGCCCATCTACGAACCGGCGACGGGCAAGAGCTTCGGCACGATCGCCGACAGCACGGCCGCCGATGTCGACCTGGCGGTCGCGGCCGCGCGCAAGGCGTATGACGAGGGCGCCTGGGGCCGCACCACCGCCACCGAGCGCGGCCGGATGCTGATGCGGCTGGGCGACGCGATCCTGGCGCACGCACAGGAACTCTCGGCGATCGAGGCCAAGGACACCGGCAAGCCCAAGGGCGTCGCCGATGCCGATATCGTCGCGCTCGCCCGCTATTTCGAATTCTATGGCGGCGCGGCGGACAAGCTGCACGGCGAGACCATTCCCTATCTGCCCGGCTATCATGTCGGCGTGCTGCACGAACCGCACGGCGTGACCGGGCATATCCTGCCCTGGAACTATCCCGCGCAGATGTTCGGCCGCACCCTGGCGCCGTCGCTGGCGGTCGGAAACGCGACCGTGCTGAAGCCGGCGGAGGACGCCTGCGCCACCTCGCTGCGTCTGGTCGAACTCGCGGCCGAGGCGGGTTTCCCCGAGGGCGCGATCAACATCGTCACCGGCAAGGGGCAGGTCGCGGGCGCCGCGCTGGCCGCGCATCAGGGCGTCGACTTCATGTCGTTCACCGGCTCGCCCGAAGTGGGCCAGGTCATCCAGAAGCTGTGCGCCGATCATTACATCACCTGCACCCTCGAACTGGGCGGCAAGTCGCCGCAGGTCGTCTTCGCCGATGCCGATTTCGATGCGGCCATCCCGGTGATCGTCAAGGCGATCATCCAGAATAGCGGCCAGACCTGTTCGGCGGGCAGCCGCGTGCTGGTCGAGCGCTCGGCCTATGACGCCTTTGTCGAACGGCTCGCCGACGCCTTCGCCAAGGTCCGTGTCGGCGCGCCCGAGATGAACCTCGACTGCGGCCCGATCATCACCGCCAAGCAGCAGCGCCGGGTACAGTCCTTCATCGACCGCGCCGAGGCGGACGGCGTGCCGGTGCTCGCGCAGGGCGTGCTGGCCGAGGGTATCGCGGCGGACGGCTATTATGTGAAGCCGACGCTGTTCGGCCCGGTGCCGCGCGGCAACGTCATCGCGCAGGAGGAGGTGTTCGGCCCGGTGCTGACCATCCAGCCCTTCGATGACGAGGCCGATGCGATACGCCTCGCCAACGGCACCGATTACGGGCTGGTCGCGGCGGTCTGGACCCGCGACGGCGCGCGCCAGATGCGGCTCGTCAAGCGCATCCGCTCCGGCCAGGTCTTCGTGAACTGCTATGGCGCGGGCGCCGGTATCGAGCTGCCCTTCGGAGGTTCGGGCAAGAGCGGGCATGGCCGCGAAAAGGGCTTCGCCGCCCTGCATGATTTCAGCAAGACCAAGACGATGGTGCTCAACCACGGGTGA
- a CDS encoding carboxylesterase/lipase family protein — protein sequence MNRVTTALILATALAASPAAAQSAGPTIRTDDGTVRGQAAEGVESWKGIPFAAPPVGPLRWRAPQPAAKWTGVRDATRYSPDCMQKPFPSDAAPLGTTPAEDCLYANVWRPTGARGKLPVLVWIYGGGFVNGGASPPTYAGANMATKGVVFVSFNYRLGRFGTFALPQLTAQNADGGRLGNYGIMDQVAALQWVKRNIAAFGGDPADVTISGESAGGISVHALVTSPEAKGLFNKAVVMSGGDAKAFTGNTLADVETIGGNFARSKGIDPAAPDALQRLRALSAEDVLDGLNMAQMSGRPGAPPTNSGPFVDGRVVVDVRKAYEQDRFARMPMMIGATSADIGGKSGFMIAGGREASAMIADRGVPVWQYRFSYVADSIGQGGAQHATDIPYFFDNVRIKYGAQTTAKDEAVGAAMSTYLANFVKRGDPNGGAMALWPRYTRANDTLADFAASGKVVVARDPWGAEIDRVSQALAAAKASGRYTTLTTPIGELLDNPATRAVLERHVPAFLKNPQLDMARGTTLYGLQTYLPDQFTDALLAKIDHDLAAVPVRK from the coding sequence ATGAACCGTGTTACCACAGCCCTTATCCTCGCCACCGCACTGGCCGCCAGTCCTGCCGCAGCCCAGTCTGCCGGTCCGACGATCCGTACCGACGACGGTACCGTCCGCGGACAGGCCGCTGAGGGCGTCGAAAGCTGGAAAGGTATTCCCTTTGCCGCGCCGCCGGTCGGCCCGCTACGCTGGCGCGCACCGCAGCCGGCAGCGAAGTGGACCGGTGTCCGCGACGCCACCCGATATAGTCCGGACTGTATGCAGAAGCCCTTCCCGAGCGACGCCGCTCCGCTCGGCACCACTCCGGCAGAGGACTGCCTGTACGCCAATGTCTGGCGGCCGACGGGAGCCAGGGGCAAGTTGCCGGTGCTGGTTTGGATCTATGGCGGTGGCTTCGTGAACGGCGGGGCGTCGCCACCGACCTATGCCGGTGCGAACATGGCCACGAAGGGCGTCGTGTTCGTCAGCTTCAACTACCGCCTTGGCCGCTTTGGCACCTTTGCCCTTCCGCAACTGACCGCGCAGAATGCCGATGGCGGCCGGTTGGGCAATTACGGGATCATGGATCAGGTCGCGGCGCTGCAATGGGTCAAGCGCAACATTGCGGCGTTCGGCGGCGATCCGGCGGACGTGACGATCTCGGGCGAGAGTGCCGGCGGCATCTCGGTCCATGCGCTGGTCACTTCGCCCGAAGCGAAGGGCCTGTTCAACAAGGCGGTCGTGATGTCTGGCGGCGATGCGAAGGCGTTCACCGGCAATACGTTGGCGGATGTCGAGACGATTGGCGGCAACTTCGCCCGGAGCAAGGGGATCGATCCCGCCGCCCCCGACGCGCTGCAACGCCTGCGCGCGCTGTCGGCGGAGGACGTGCTCGACGGGCTCAACATGGCGCAGATGTCCGGCCGCCCCGGCGCACCGCCGACCAATTCGGGACCGTTCGTCGATGGCAGGGTCGTGGTCGATGTCCGCAAGGCCTATGAACAGGACCGCTTTGCCCGGATGCCGATGATGATCGGCGCGACCAGCGCCGATATCGGCGGCAAGAGCGGGTTCATGATCGCGGGCGGGCGCGAGGCATCGGCGATGATCGCCGACAGGGGCGTGCCGGTCTGGCAGTATCGCTTCTCCTACGTCGCCGATTCCATCGGGCAGGGCGGCGCCCAGCACGCGACAGACATCCCCTATTTCTTCGACAATGTTCGCATCAAATATGGCGCGCAGACGACAGCGAAGGACGAAGCCGTCGGCGCGGCGATGAGCACGTACCTGGCCAACTTCGTAAAGCGCGGGGATCCGAACGGCGGCGCGATGGCGCTGTGGCCACGCTACACCCGTGCCAACGACACGCTTGCCGACTTCGCGGCCTCCGGCAAGGTCGTGGTAGCGCGAGACCCGTGGGGCGCCGAGATCGACCGCGTGTCGCAGGCGCTGGCGGCGGCGAAGGCTTCGGGGCGCTACACCACGCTGACCACGCCCATCGGCGAGCTCCTCGACAATCCGGCCACGCGCGCGGTGCTGGAGCGGCATGTTCCGGCGTTCCTGAAGAACCCGCAACTCGACATGGCGCGCGGCACGACGCTGTACGGGTTGCAGACCTATCTGCCCGACCAGTTTACCGACGCGTTGCTGGCTAAGATCGACCACGATCTCGCAGCCGTTCCGGTCAGGAAGTAG
- a CDS encoding LysR family transcriptional regulator, whose amino-acid sequence MELRHLRYALAVADERHFTRAAARLGIAQPPLSQQIKALEDELGVRLFHRLTRGIELTEAGVAFMPFARAALEAADHAADAARRAARGEIGGISIGFTSSASFNPRVPHIIGRFREAYPTLEIMLEEKATTALLQSLQAGTLDVAFLRPTLGETDGLVSRRLPDEDLWIALPARHRLAGATSLALVELAGDPFILYPRANGRLLYDSIIAACRNAGFSPRIAQEAPQMASTVNLVAAGVGVALVPESLCRLHAQGVTYARIAGDGPKAQLVVSHRRTTLVPPAVRNFMSCVAADGG is encoded by the coding sequence ATGGAACTCCGCCATCTCCGATACGCGCTCGCGGTGGCCGACGAGCGGCATTTCACCCGGGCCGCCGCGCGGCTGGGCATCGCGCAACCGCCGCTCAGCCAGCAGATCAAGGCGTTGGAGGACGAACTGGGCGTGCGGCTCTTCCACCGGCTGACGCGCGGGATCGAGCTGACCGAGGCCGGGGTGGCGTTCATGCCGTTCGCGCGGGCCGCGCTGGAGGCGGCGGACCATGCCGCCGATGCGGCGCGGCGCGCGGCGCGCGGCGAGATCGGCGGCATCTCGATCGGCTTTACCAGCTCGGCATCCTTCAATCCGCGCGTGCCGCATATCATCGGCCGGTTCCGCGAGGCCTATCCGACGCTGGAGATCATGCTGGAGGAGAAGGCCACCACCGCGCTCCTGCAATCGCTGCAGGCCGGAACGCTGGATGTCGCGTTCCTGCGGCCGACCCTGGGCGAGACCGACGGACTGGTCAGCCGGCGCCTGCCCGACGAGGATCTGTGGATCGCGCTGCCCGCCCGGCACCGGCTGGCGGGGGCGACGTCGCTGGCGCTGGTCGAGCTCGCCGGCGATCCCTTCATCCTCTATCCGCGCGCCAATGGTCGGCTGCTCTATGACAGCATCATCGCCGCCTGCCGCAATGCGGGCTTCAGCCCCCGGATCGCGCAGGAAGCACCGCAGATGGCATCGACCGTGAACCTGGTCGCGGCGGGGGTAGGGGTCGCGCTGGTGCCCGAATCGCTGTGCCGCCTGCATGCGCAGGGGGTCACCTATGCGCGGATCGCGGGCGACGGTCCCAAGGCGCAGCTCGTCGTCTCGCACCGCCGCACCACGCTGGTGCCGCCCGCCGTGCGCAACTTCATGAGCTGCGTCGCAGCGGACGGCGGATAG
- a CDS encoding GMC family oxidoreductase encodes MMDDIDGRRLGDALNAYSRGAFDRRAFLSAAMAAGAGFAVANALGLAGGKAWAQSTRTSAAPRAADYIVIGAGSAGATVAGQLAQRTGASVLVLESGIQDDSPLIADPAQWPAALASAFTKGYETTPQAHAANRVVPYPRGEGLGGCSSVNCMIYCRGSAQDYNDWAYNGATGWDWDSVLPDYKALEDWEGGASAMRGAGGPLHVSRPDPAKGHEGARAFMEGAKSLGYPETPDFNGGTLEGPAWVNMTVHAGKRQSSAVAFLRPAMEKGAKLTVLTEAPVLKLLVEKGRCVGVQYLHAGKPVIVRANKEVILSAGALVTPKLLMLSGIGDPATLKSLGIQPLVALSGVGQNLQDHVLGAGVNYEAKRPVPPTQYNHSEVYMWWRSTPSQPVPDINALYVSVPFATKELNLQQTNGYAILSGVMRPKSRGSIRLTSADPRAAPLIDPNYLAVEQDLIALREATNLARAIGNSDAYKDIRKAELLPGRAASSPVEYRAFLKKSASTYFHPVGTAKMGTDATAVVDPQLRVYGVEGLRVADASVMPSITTGNTNAPSILIGWRAARLIAANA; translated from the coding sequence ATGATGGACGACATTGACGGCCGGCGCCTGGGCGACGCCCTGAACGCCTATTCGCGGGGCGCGTTCGATCGCCGCGCCTTCCTGAGCGCGGCGATGGCCGCCGGCGCCGGCTTCGCGGTCGCCAACGCGCTCGGGCTGGCCGGGGGCAAGGCATGGGCGCAGTCGACGCGGACGTCGGCCGCGCCTCGGGCGGCCGACTATATCGTGATCGGCGCGGGCTCGGCCGGGGCGACCGTGGCGGGGCAATTGGCGCAGCGCACCGGCGCGTCGGTGCTCGTCCTGGAAAGCGGCATCCAGGATGACAGCCCGCTGATTGCCGACCCTGCGCAATGGCCCGCCGCGCTGGCTTCCGCCTTCACCAAGGGATATGAGACCACGCCCCAGGCGCACGCCGCCAATCGCGTCGTTCCCTATCCGCGCGGCGAGGGTCTGGGCGGGTGCAGCAGCGTGAACTGCATGATCTACTGCCGGGGCAGCGCGCAGGATTACAACGACTGGGCGTATAACGGCGCGACCGGCTGGGACTGGGACTCGGTCCTGCCCGATTACAAGGCGCTCGAGGATTGGGAGGGCGGTGCCAGCGCCATGCGCGGCGCCGGCGGCCCGCTCCACGTATCGCGGCCCGACCCCGCCAAGGGGCATGAAGGCGCGCGTGCGTTCATGGAAGGCGCCAAGTCGCTCGGCTATCCCGAGACCCCCGACTTCAATGGCGGGACGCTCGAAGGTCCCGCCTGGGTCAACATGACGGTCCATGCCGGCAAGCGCCAGAGCTCGGCGGTCGCCTTCCTGCGCCCCGCGATGGAGAAGGGCGCCAAGCTGACGGTCCTGACCGAGGCGCCGGTGCTCAAGCTGCTGGTCGAGAAGGGTCGCTGCGTCGGCGTTCAGTATCTGCACGCCGGCAAGCCGGTCATCGTGCGCGCCAATAAGGAAGTCATCCTGTCGGCCGGCGCGCTGGTGACGCCCAAGCTGTTGATGCTGTCCGGTATCGGCGACCCGGCGACGTTGAAGTCGCTGGGCATCCAGCCGCTGGTCGCGCTGTCGGGCGTCGGCCAGAACCTGCAGGACCATGTCCTGGGTGCCGGCGTCAATTACGAGGCGAAGCGCCCGGTACCGCCCACCCAGTACAACCATTCCGAAGTCTATATGTGGTGGCGGTCGACGCCGTCGCAGCCGGTGCCCGACATCAACGCGCTCTATGTCAGCGTGCCGTTCGCGACCAAGGAACTGAACCTTCAACAGACCAACGGCTATGCGATCCTGTCGGGCGTGATGCGTCCGAAATCGCGCGGCAGCATCCGGCTGACCTCGGCCGATCCGCGCGCGGCCCCGCTGATCGATCCGAACTATCTGGCGGTCGAACAGGACCTGATCGCGCTGCGCGAGGCGACCAATCTGGCGCGCGCCATCGGCAATTCCGATGCCTATAAGGACATTCGCAAGGCCGAGCTGCTACCCGGCCGGGCGGCATCGTCGCCGGTCGAATATCGCGCGTTCCTGAAGAAGTCGGCGTCGACCTATTTCCATCCGGTCGGCACCGCCAAGATGGGCACCGATGCGACCGCCGTCGTCGATCCGCAGTTGCGGGTGTACGGGGTCGAGGGGCTGCGCGTCGCCGACGCCTCGGTCATGCCGTCGATCACCACCGGCAACACCAATGCGCCGTCGATCCTGATCGGCTGGCGCGCCGCCAGGCTGATCGCGGCGAACGCCTGA
- a CDS encoding transporter has protein sequence MGQRLCTVAAAVAAFGWATGAASPASAQAIDAGDYVPAPSGTHLGLVYQQFAHSGSLYANGRKVDDKAELDVAVTIFRYVGFTKVAGMTLDYQVLQPFGHIEAGGSTAALGKTTGFGDTILVSTLWVHNDPANKSYLGITPYLFIPTGEYDRTKALNLGENRWKGSLQVVYSKGFGDHFVAELGGDAMVFGKNSELGTAALRQKAQYRVQGFARYLIDPANEANVRLMYLNGGATSIDRVDQRNITRTLSVLGTYRHTFSPKWQLLTQVGTDLSVHNGFREGARVQLRLLKVF, from the coding sequence ATGGGACAGCGTCTCTGCACGGTTGCAGCGGCCGTAGCGGCTTTTGGATGGGCGACAGGCGCAGCGTCGCCGGCATCGGCCCAGGCGATCGACGCGGGCGATTACGTACCGGCGCCGTCCGGTACGCATCTGGGCCTGGTCTATCAGCAATTCGCGCATTCCGGTTCACTCTATGCGAACGGCAGGAAGGTCGACGACAAGGCCGAGCTGGACGTGGCCGTCACCATCTTCCGCTATGTCGGCTTTACCAAGGTCGCGGGCATGACGCTCGACTATCAGGTGCTTCAGCCCTTCGGCCATATCGAAGCCGGAGGCTCGACGGCCGCGCTCGGCAAGACGACCGGCTTTGGCGACACCATCCTGGTATCGACCCTGTGGGTGCACAACGACCCAGCGAACAAATCCTATCTCGGCATCACCCCCTATCTGTTCATCCCGACCGGCGAATATGATCGGACCAAGGCGCTGAACCTGGGCGAGAACCGGTGGAAGGGGTCGTTGCAGGTCGTCTATTCCAAGGGGTTCGGCGACCATTTCGTCGCCGAGCTGGGCGGCGACGCCATGGTGTTCGGCAAGAATAGCGAATTGGGGACAGCGGCGCTCCGGCAGAAGGCGCAATACCGGGTCCAAGGTTTCGCCCGCTATCTGATCGATCCCGCCAACGAGGCGAATGTCCGCCTGATGTACCTGAACGGTGGCGCAACCAGCATCGATCGGGTCGACCAGCGCAACATCACGCGCACCTTGTCGGTGCTGGGAACCTACCGGCACACCTTCTCGCCGAAATGGCAGTTGCTGACGCAGGTCGGCACCGACCTGTCGGTCCATAACGGCTTTCGCGAGGGCGCGCGGGTCCAGCTACGCCTGCTCAAGGTATTCTGA
- a CDS encoding LysR substrate-binding domain-containing protein, which yields MLQDLVSLRLFVRAAESGKLGEAARQGNLAIAAASRRIALLEAQFGVRLFDRSRSGLTLTPAGSALLVTARTLLEQARAIDDEMADFAGGMRGVVRLHTNPSAIIQFLPADLASFAATRPDVRIDLEENMSAAIVEAVAANRADLGIIIGGTARRGLATMGYRQDTLALLSPRGMYSDRQTIEFAEVQDRDFVGLVGSTALTRTMLAEAAKADRALRLRVQVQSFDGVCRMVESGFGLGVLPEKAARAFARSMALDVVPLSDPWATRQMEICISPSVRPGSLARVLAEHLSGFAEAPGEVFEG from the coding sequence ATGCTGCAGGATCTGGTCTCGCTACGGCTGTTCGTTCGTGCCGCGGAAAGCGGCAAGCTGGGCGAGGCGGCACGACAAGGCAATCTGGCGATCGCGGCCGCGTCGCGGCGCATCGCCCTGCTGGAGGCGCAGTTCGGCGTGCGGCTGTTCGATCGCAGCCGATCGGGCCTGACGCTGACCCCGGCGGGCAGCGCCCTCCTCGTCACCGCGCGCACCCTGTTGGAACAGGCGCGGGCGATCGACGATGAAATGGCCGATTTCGCCGGGGGCATGCGCGGGGTGGTGCGGCTGCACACCAATCCCTCGGCGATCATCCAGTTCCTGCCCGCCGACCTCGCATCCTTCGCCGCGACGCGGCCCGACGTCCGCATCGACCTGGAGGAAAATATGAGCGCCGCAATCGTCGAGGCGGTGGCGGCCAATCGTGCCGACCTCGGCATCATCATCGGTGGCACCGCCAGGCGCGGGCTCGCGACCATGGGGTATCGCCAGGATACTTTGGCGCTCTTGAGTCCAAGGGGGATGTACTCGGATCGGCAGACGATCGAGTTCGCCGAAGTTCAGGACCGCGACTTTGTAGGTCTGGTCGGATCGACCGCGCTCACCCGGACGATGCTCGCCGAGGCGGCAAAGGCCGACCGCGCGCTGCGCCTGCGCGTGCAGGTGCAGAGTTTCGACGGCGTATGCCGCATGGTGGAATCGGGGTTCGGCTTGGGCGTCCTGCCGGAAAAGGCGGCGCGCGCCTTTGCCCGGTCGATGGCGCTCGACGTCGTTCCGCTGTCCGACCCCTGGGCCACCCGGCAGATGGAGATATGCATCTCGCCTTCGGTGCGACCGGGGTCGCTGGCGCGTGTCCTGGCCGAACATCTTTCCGGCTTTGCCGAAGCGCCGGGCGAGGTTTTCGAAGGTTAG
- a CDS encoding lytic murein transglycosylase — translation MRLAKAGMAFVLSLMAGTSASAQDAEGFQAYLREVAVRARAQGVQQSTIDAVLPTLTYNPRVVELDRQQPGSSNTTTVSRFAPYRMRHVDAARINRGRTAYAAQRPRLASIERQTGVPEEIMVAIWGHETNYGSYTGDFDLPRSLATLAYEGRRRALFEPEFIATLKMIDRGVPRDRLKGSWAGAFGYPQFLPSIYLRLARDGDGDGVPNIWSNPADTLASIANYFVDAGWRPGQPWGFAVSVPAGFERSILTPRSLSPRCPRVFERHSQWRSLAEWRTLGVVPNDGRQLDPTIQATLIEPDGPGETAYLLTGNYRVILDYNCSNYYALSVGLLADAVAR, via the coding sequence ATGCGTTTGGCAAAAGCGGGGATGGCGTTCGTTCTCAGCCTGATGGCCGGGACATCGGCGTCGGCCCAGGACGCGGAGGGGTTCCAGGCCTATCTGCGCGAGGTCGCCGTCCGTGCGCGGGCGCAGGGCGTGCAGCAATCGACCATCGACGCGGTCCTGCCGACGCTGACCTACAACCCGCGGGTCGTCGAGCTCGATCGGCAGCAGCCAGGATCGTCGAACACGACCACCGTATCGCGTTTCGCCCCCTATCGCATGCGCCATGTCGATGCCGCCCGGATCAATCGTGGGCGTACCGCCTATGCCGCGCAGCGACCGCGGCTGGCGTCGATCGAACGCCAGACCGGCGTTCCCGAGGAGATCATGGTCGCGATCTGGGGCCATGAAACCAATTATGGCAGCTATACCGGCGACTTCGACCTGCCACGCAGTCTCGCGACGCTTGCCTATGAGGGCCGCCGCCGCGCGCTGTTCGAACCGGAGTTCATCGCGACGCTGAAGATGATCGACCGCGGCGTGCCGCGCGACCGGTTGAAGGGCAGCTGGGCCGGCGCGTTCGGCTATCCGCAGTTCCTGCCGTCGATCTACCTGCGCCTTGCGCGGGACGGGGATGGCGACGGGGTGCCGAATATCTGGTCGAACCCGGCCGACACGCTCGCCTCGATCGCCAATTATTTCGTCGATGCCGGCTGGCGCCCGGGCCAGCCCTGGGGCTTTGCCGTCAGCGTCCCGGCCGGCTTCGAACGGTCGATCCTGACGCCGCGATCGCTGTCGCCACGCTGTCCGCGCGTGTTCGAACGGCATAGCCAGTGGCGGAGCCTTGCCGAGTGGCGGACGCTCGGCGTGGTGCCAAACGACGGACGGCAGCTCGACCCGACGATCCAGGCGACGCTGATCGAGCCTGACGGCCCGGGCGAAACGGCGTATCTGCTGACCGGCAATTACCGGGTCATCCTCGATTACAACTGCTCGAACTACTATGCGCTGTCGGTCGGGTTGCTGGCCGACGCGGTCGCACGATGA
- a CDS encoding SPOR domain-containing protein: MSFGAAALLIAGWTQSGADTPPPVVHEQRLDDVGAVAIATGPADAKLTVAHRGLPPGSFAEVTDLASGRTIIALVEPEAVPAGGTIGSLSAATARALDLGTEGPRTVRIRPAIPSPAEQAAVRGGTVVRRLDAPTALLTALRKRLPQPPPMVAAAAPQPAPPAVAPVKPTPRPATQPAPAKTPPAAARGRWFVQVATLSDATRAAALAKSVDGVVRSTGRLYRVQAGPFATRAAAETARASIARRGFGDGRIIAQD, translated from the coding sequence ATGAGCTTCGGCGCTGCGGCACTGCTGATCGCCGGGTGGACGCAGAGCGGTGCGGATACGCCCCCGCCAGTCGTGCATGAGCAGCGACTGGATGATGTCGGGGCGGTAGCGATCGCGACCGGTCCTGCCGATGCGAAACTGACCGTGGCGCATCGCGGATTGCCGCCGGGCAGCTTTGCCGAAGTCACCGATCTCGCCAGCGGACGGACGATCATCGCCTTGGTCGAACCGGAAGCCGTACCGGCCGGCGGTACGATCGGTAGCCTGTCGGCAGCGACCGCGCGCGCGCTCGACCTTGGCACCGAAGGGCCGCGCACCGTCCGCATTCGCCCGGCGATACCCTCACCGGCCGAACAGGCGGCAGTCCGGGGCGGCACGGTCGTTCGTCGGCTCGATGCCCCGACGGCATTGCTCACCGCCTTGCGTAAGCGACTGCCGCAGCCGCCGCCGATGGTCGCCGCCGCCGCGCCGCAACCGGCACCGCCAGCCGTCGCCCCGGTCAAGCCCACGCCCCGACCGGCAACCCAACCCGCGCCCGCAAAGACGCCACCCGCTGCGGCCCGCGGACGGTGGTTCGTGCAGGTCGCGACACTTTCCGACGCTACCCGCGCCGCCGCGCTCGCAAAATCGGTCGATGGCGTTGTGCGTTCGACGGGCAGGCTGTACCGGGTGCAGGCAGGCCCATTCGCCACCCGAGCCGCTGCCGAAACCGCCCGTGCGTCGATCGCCCGTCGCGGCTTCGGCGACGGCCGGATCATCGCCCAGGACTGA
- a CDS encoding SDR family oxidoreductase: MDLNGKIAIVTGAASGFGEAIAHRYAAAGARVVIVDLNGDKARAVADAIGEGRAIGVQADVTARAAIDAAVQATIDTFGVPDIVVNNAGYTHKNQPLLDVDEATFDRVLNVNIKSIYHMVHAVVPAMRDNGGGVILNVGSVAGIRPRPGLTWYNGSKGATNMLSKSLAVELAPWKIRVNVICPVMGVTGMLEDFMGMPDTPENRQKFLGSIPLGRFCEPGDVADAAMYLAQSDFITGVELPVDGGRTI, from the coding sequence ATGGACTTGAACGGTAAGATCGCCATCGTCACCGGCGCGGCCAGTGGCTTTGGGGAAGCGATCGCCCACCGCTATGCCGCGGCCGGCGCCCGGGTGGTGATCGTCGATCTGAACGGCGACAAGGCCCGCGCGGTCGCCGACGCGATCGGCGAGGGCCGCGCGATCGGCGTGCAGGCCGACGTCACCGCGCGCGCCGCCATCGATGCGGCGGTCCAGGCGACGATCGACACGTTCGGCGTGCCCGACATCGTCGTCAACAATGCCGGCTATACCCACAAGAACCAGCCGCTGCTCGACGTGGACGAGGCGACGTTCGACCGCGTCCTGAACGTCAACATCAAGTCGATCTATCACATGGTGCACGCCGTGGTGCCCGCCATGCGCGACAATGGCGGCGGGGTCATCCTGAACGTCGGATCGGTCGCCGGCATCCGGCCGCGTCCGGGCCTGACCTGGTATAATGGCTCCAAGGGCGCGACCAACATGCTGTCGAAGAGCCTGGCGGTCGAACTGGCGCCGTGGAAGATCCGCGTCAACGTGATCTGTCCGGTCATGGGCGTCACCGGCATGCTCGAGGATTTCATGGGCATGCCCGACACGCCCGAAAACCGTCAGAAATTCCTGGGCTCGATCCCGCTCGGTCGGTTCTGCGAACCCGGCGATGTCGCCGATGCCGCCATGTATCTCGCCCAGTCCGATTTCATCACCGGCGTCGAACTGCCGGTGGATGGCGGTCGCACGATTTGA